The DNA sequence GGAGGCGGAGCAGCGGCCGGACGGACTCTTCCAGGCGGGGGCGCACAGCGCCGACTCCCTCATCGGTGCCGTCGAGGAGCTGATGCGGGATCCAGGCCTGCCGGAGAGGTACCGCAAGCGCCTTCAGGGGTGGGCAGGAAGCCTGTCCGAGAAGGGGGAAGGGAAGGGTTCGGGGGACCGCCGCGGACGAGGGCGGTAGAGAGGGGCCTACTTGTATCGGTAGGTGACGCGACCACGCGTCAGGTCGTAGGGGGACATCTCCACCTTCACCCGGTCACCCTCGAGCACCCGGATGTAGAACTTGCGCATCTTGCCGGAAAGGTACGCGAGGATCTCGTGCCCGTTCTCCAGCTGCACCCGGAAGTTCGCATTGGGAAGGACCTCGGTGACGGTCCCTTCCATCTCGATCGCGTCGTTGGCCATCCACTCCGCCTGTCTTGAATCGCTGAAAGCAAGGAGAAATACTACCTCCCTGCCGCTGTCGTAGCAACGAGAACCCCTGGAGGAACCGTGCCAGCCACCTACTTCTCGCCGGAGCTGTTCCGCTTCCTGGCCGACCTGAAGGCCAACAACGAGCGGAGCTGGTTCGAGGCCCATCGGGACCGCTACGAGCAGCACCTCAAGGGGCCGGCGCTGCGCTTCATCGAGGACTTCGCACCCCACCTGCAGAAGGTGAGCCCCCACTTCCGGGCCGACCCCCGGCCGGTGGGGGG is a window from the Gemmatimonadota bacterium genome containing:
- the infA gene encoding translation initiation factor IF-1; this translates as MANDAIEMEGTVTEVLPNANFRVQLENGHEILAYLSGKMRKFYIRVLEGDRVKVEMSPYDLTRGRVTYRYK